Proteins encoded within one genomic window of Gemmatimonadales bacterium:
- a CDS encoding PEP-utilizing enzyme encodes VTDGQVHLLQSRPVTVAGRKEFCRNERGGKYVLFKPLVENFTDPLTPLAANLLLQMPAAGVFVLIGGRVYFDLDKVRLLVPFKLTDPQLAQLLYLSGEGLPAELRIAPARLPVTVVVGLAVSLAMSNVYARSAHLPHDFMDGFRRRAESVDRDQGFGVLETWRELFIGSSLIGTLSAPLGDQPMVVNASAIRYFVWLALLKKILRRYLPDLPPDSLGLLTSGSEGVLSAETGRRIWSLAVAAKRIDAVRRLLVEHPLESVLPALRATPEASDFVRQFDDFLAVFGHRAFKEFELKSPRWEEDPAPVLGMVRNYLLVETDPAAHERTVAARRAELRRTIEAGLAHRPLERALGLRTRLVRYVADRVKYFATLRENSRFYWVMAAHIVRKKILRLEAELIARGRLKCRDDIFYLAWDEIEKLRADTLGWLDVEDRIAERRREYVRLSKVTPPRTIGIAPAGPAVTAETDDAGGTVLRGQSASSGRCEGIARVILDPAQDIELKPGEVLVAPYTDPAWTPLFLMAGAAVVEVGSFLSHAGTVAREFGLPCVVDVPECSSRIRTGDRLLVDGDAGLVRILK; translated from the coding sequence CCGTCACGGACGGACAGGTCCACCTGCTCCAGTCCCGCCCGGTCACGGTGGCCGGACGAAAGGAATTCTGCCGCAACGAGCGCGGCGGCAAGTACGTCCTCTTCAAGCCGCTGGTCGAGAACTTCACCGACCCGCTGACTCCGCTCGCGGCGAACCTCCTGCTCCAGATGCCTGCCGCCGGCGTCTTCGTGCTCATCGGCGGGCGCGTGTACTTCGACCTGGACAAGGTCAGACTCCTGGTGCCGTTCAAGCTCACCGACCCGCAGCTTGCCCAACTGCTCTACCTGAGCGGCGAGGGGCTTCCGGCGGAGCTGAGGATCGCGCCGGCGCGGTTACCCGTGACCGTTGTGGTCGGCCTGGCCGTCTCCCTGGCGATGTCCAACGTCTACGCCAGGAGCGCGCACCTTCCGCATGATTTCATGGACGGGTTCCGGCGCCGCGCGGAGTCGGTGGACCGCGACCAGGGCTTCGGCGTGCTGGAAACGTGGCGCGAGCTGTTCATCGGCTCGTCGCTGATCGGAACGTTGTCCGCGCCGCTCGGCGATCAGCCCATGGTGGTGAACGCCTCGGCGATACGCTACTTCGTCTGGCTGGCGCTGCTCAAGAAGATCCTGCGCCGCTACCTGCCCGATCTCCCGCCCGACTCCCTCGGCCTCCTGACCTCCGGGAGCGAAGGGGTCCTCTCGGCGGAGACCGGGCGCCGGATCTGGTCGCTCGCCGTGGCGGCGAAGCGGATCGATGCGGTGCGCCGGCTCCTGGTGGAGCATCCGCTGGAAAGCGTGCTGCCGGCATTGCGCGCCACACCGGAAGCCTCGGACTTCGTGAGGCAGTTCGACGACTTCCTCGCCGTTTTCGGCCACCGCGCCTTCAAGGAGTTCGAGCTCAAGTCGCCGCGCTGGGAGGAAGACCCCGCGCCGGTGCTGGGGATGGTCCGGAACTACCTGCTGGTGGAGACCGATCCCGCCGCACACGAGAGAACGGTCGCCGCCCGGAGAGCCGAGCTGCGCCGCACCATCGAGGCTGGGCTCGCGCATCGCCCGCTCGAGCGGGCGCTGGGGCTTCGCACGCGGCTGGTCCGCTACGTGGCGGATCGCGTGAAGTACTTCGCCACGCTGCGGGAGAACTCGCGGTTCTACTGGGTGATGGCCGCCCACATCGTGCGGAAGAAGATCCTGCGGCTCGAGGCGGAGCTGATCGCCCGGGGGCGGCTCAAGTGCCGGGACGACATCTTCTATCTCGCCTGGGACGAGATCGAAAAGCTCCGCGCAGATACGCTGGGCTGGCTGGATGTGGAGGACAGGATCGCCGAGCGGCGCCGCGAGTACGTGCGGTTGTCCAAGGTCACGCCGCCCCGGACGATCGGGATCGCGCCGGCGGGACCGGCCGTGACCGCCGAAACCGACGACGCCGGCGGAACCGTGCTGCGTGGACAGTCGGCCAGCTCGGGGCGCTGCGAAGGGATCGCCCGCGTGATCCTCGATCCGGCGCAGGACATCGAGCTGAAGCCGGGCGAGGTGCTGGTCGCGCCGTACACCGACCCGGCCTGGACGCCGCTGTTTCTCATGGCCGGTGCGGCGGTGGTCGAGGTAGGCAGCTTCCTCTCCCACGCCGGGACGGTGGCCCGGGAGTTCGGGCTGCCCTGCGTGGTGGACGTGCCCGAGTGCAGCAGCAGGATCCGTACCGGCGATCGCCTGCTGGTGGATGGCGATGCCGGCCTGGTGCGCATCCTCAAATGA